GAACGTCTGTCCAGAGGAATTAATAACTGCCTTCTGCGTATGTCTGTGGGCATTGAGAATGTAGATGATTTAATTGCTGACCTGAAACAGGCTTTACAATAATAAAACAATAGGCAATTGTGAAACTGCTATTTTATGCGTTGTAACAGTCAAAATCACCCAAACAGGTTCCGATGCAGTGGCAAGTCACCTTTATTTTGGTGATTTTGCCTAGTTCCAACCTATAGACCTGCCGATTCACAATCGCCTATAAAGAAATAAAGACAAAAGGAGAACACAAATGTCATTTGATTTTAATGAACTGATAGATAGAAAAAATACTAATTCTATAAAATATGATTTTGCGGCTGAACGTGGAAAGCCGACTGATGTAATTCCCCTGTGGGTTGCTGATATGGATTTTAAAACGGTACCTCAGGTAACAGAGGCACTGGTTGAAGCAAGCAGACATGGTATCTTTGGATATTCCGAAGTGAAAGATGAGTATTTTAACGTTTTAAAACAATGGTTTTCTACCCACTACCGTTGGAATATCGAAAGAAAATGGCTGGTAAAAACTCCCGGTGTGGTATATGCTATAGCCATGGCTGTACGTGCTTATACCAAAAAAGGGGATAGTATTTTGATTCAAAGACCTGTTTACTATCCTTTTTCTGAAACTATTTTATCCAATGGACGTAAGCTTATTAATAGTCCCCTGGTTTATGAGAACGGTACCTACCATATAGACTTTGAAGACTTTGAACAAAAAATAGCAGAAAACCAGGTGAGATTGTTTATATTATGTAACCCTCACAATCCAGTGGGTAAAGTATGGAACCGGGATGAATTGGAACGACTTGGAGATATCTGCTTAAAGCATAATGTATTAGTGGTATCTGATGAGATTCATGCAGATTTTATCTATCCGGGAAAAGAACACCTTCCTTTTGCAAACCTAAGAGAAGAATATAAGGCTATTACCATTACCTGTACTGCTCCCAGCAAAACCTTTAACCTTGCAGGATTACAAGTATCCAATGTGCTAATTCCAAATCCGGTGTTAAAGGCCGCCTTTAAAAGCGAGATAACAAAGAGTGGTTACAGTCAGCTGAATAATATGGGACTTATTGCCTGCAAAGCGGCTTATGAATATGGTGAAGAATGGCTTATCGGATTAAAAGATTACTTATATGAGAATCTACAGTTTATAAAAGAATTTGTAAAGACAAATCTGCCTCAGCTTACCCTTGTTGAACCGGAAGGCACTTACCTGCTCTGGATTGATTTTACCGGTTTAGGTTTATCAGAAACTGATTTAGAAAAGTTAATCATAGATAAAGCTAAATTATGGTTGGATGCCGGAACCATGTTCGGTCCGGAAGGCCTTGGTTTTCAACGATTTAATATTGCATGCACTCGTAAAACGTTGGAACAGGCTTTCCATCAGTTAAAAGCTGCCATTGATTCAATATAGTATTCCTTTCAATTAGAGTCTGCCTTAATAGCAAAACAAAAAGATGTCTAAAAAGCCATAAATCTTCAAAAACATACCAAATATAGTTTATGTGAAAAGACTTGCTGTATTTGGTATGTTTTGATTATAAATGGAATTTAAGACATCCTTATTTTTCGCTGTAATGAAAATCCATCATTGATTACTTTCTTGTTAAAGCACCCATTATATCTTCACGCATATCTATAACCGCCTGTCTGGATGCATCGGCATAAGCAGTCGGTCCGAATTTCTCATATTGTGCTTGTTTATAAGCAGCAATAATGCCTCTGGATGAACTCACAATGGCACCAAGACCATCCTTGTTAAAGTAAGGAGCTAAATCTTCTGCCTTACCGCCCTGTGCGCCATAGCCAGGCACCAGTATATAGTTCTTTGGCATAATCTTACGTAGTGCTTTACCCATTTCAGGATACGTGGCTCCTACCACTGCTCCGATGTAGCTATAGGAGTCTCCCAGATGCATTTCACCCCAGCTGGCTACCTTTTCACCAACTAACTCATAAAGAGGGCGTTCTCCCACCAACTGATCCTGGAATTCCCCGCTGGAGGGATTGGAAGTCTTAACCAGTATAAATAAACCTTTCTTCTCTTCCTTGCATACGTTAATAAAAGGAACAATTCCATCGGAGCCTAAATAAGGATTTACCGTTACAAAATCCTCATCAAATCCATAAAAGGATTTACCGCCTATAGTAACCTTACCCAGATGTCCTGTTGCATAAGCTTCAGAAGTTGAACCAATATCTCCTCTTTTTATATCACCGATTACTACCAAGTCTTTTTCCTTGCAGTACTCTACTGTCTTTTTAAAAGCAATCAGACCTTCAATACCAAATTGTTCATACATGGCAATCTGCGGTTTCACAGCAGGAATCAAATCATAGGTAGCATCAATAATGGCTTTATTAAATTGCCAGATGGCTTCTGCTGCACCTAAAAGATTTTCTCCCTTTTCCCGAAAGGCTTTTTCCTTAACCTGCTCCGGTATATAAGAAAGCATAGGATCAAGGCCTATAACGATGGGTGCTTTATTTTTTTCAATTTTGCGTATCAGTTTGTTAATCATAAAAATAATCATGCCCTTTCTTTTGTTTTATTCCTGATATACTATTTCACCATCTACAATAGTAAACTTAACTTTACCACTTACTCTTTTTCCATGAAAAGGCGTATTCTTACCCATAGAAACAAACGCATTGACATCTATTACATAGGTTTCGTGGGGGTCTGCTATCACAACATCGGCGACTTTGCCTACCGCCAGACTTCCTTTATCAATTCCTAAAACCTTTGCAGGGTTTAAACTCATCTTTTCTACCAGCTGCATAGGTGTCAGATACCCTTCCTGAACCAATTCTGTTATAGTGAGCGCGTAAGCTGTCTCTAGCCCTACAATACCAAAAGGAGCTTCTAACATGGATTTAGCCTTTTCTTCCTCACTATGAGGTGCATGATCTGTAGCGATAACATCCATAATATTATCTCTTAAGGCTTCTTTTAAAGCCTGTACATCTGCACGGCCTCTTAAGGGTGGATTCATCTTATAATTAGCATCATCACCTGGTATCTCATCATCTGCCATCGTAAAATGATGGGGGCATACTTCGCCAGTTATAGGAAGCCTCTCCTCTTTTGCTAACTTAACCATAGTCACACTGTCTTTTGTGGAACAATGGCACAGATGAAGTCTAACACCCGTATCCTTTGCTAATATAATATCTCTGACAGCAATGATATCCTCTACACTGTTACTAATACCCGGCATACCGAGTTCTCTTGCTTTTGCTCCCTCATTTAATACGCCCTTTTGTACCAAATCCTTGTCTTCACAATGTGCGAATACAGCTATTCCTGCTTCCTTGGCTTCTGTCATTGCCTTTTTGTAAAGAACTGTATTCATAACAGATTTTCCATCTTCGCTAATGGCAACAACTCCCGCTCCTGCCATTGCCTCAATGTCAGTCAACTGGGTTCCTTCCTGTCCTTTCGTTACCGCACCAATGGGAAGAATATGAACAACTGCTTCCTCTTTCGCTTTTAACTGAAGATATTCTACCATGTATTTACTGTCGATAGCAGGATTTGTGTTGGGCATAGGACATATTGTGGTATATCCCCCTTTCGCTGCTGCCATAGCACCAGTTGCAATGGTTTCCTTGTATTCATAACCCGGTTCCCTAAGATGTACATGCAAGTCTATGAACCCCGGCATAACACTGAATCCCGTTGCATCAATAACCTGCTCTGCATCCTCACTTAAGTACTCTCCTACCTTCTGAATCAAACCATCTTTTATAAAAATATCTCGAATTCCTTCTGTTCCCGTTGCCGGATCCAGAAGATGACCATTTTTAATTAATATTGACACGGTAATCTCCTTTTCAAACGAATTATAAGCTATGACGAGTAAACTATAAGAATATTACAGCTCTGCTCTTTCAATATCTTCTATAACAGCCTTATTGCTGATAGAATTGCCAAGCTCTTCTTTTGCTATCCATTTATATTCATTTAAGTCCTCGGAAAGTACTACACTATCCTGGGTACTAACGCATAGGAAGCTGATACCGATGTTACAAACATCACCTACCATAAAAGACCAAGTGTAAAGAATACGGTTTAAATGTACAGTCAAACCTGTTTTTTCAAAGATAATTCTTAAAACTCCCTTTTCCGGGTTTTCTCCGAATTCTAATTTTCCATCAATAAATTCCCACTGATAAGGGTCTATAATCCTGTCATCATACCACTTTTTAACCAATAAGTATTTATCTTCATGCTGCACAATACCTTTAACCATTATTTTATACTTTTCCATAGACTTTCCTCCTTCAAACACCTATAAATACACGCATAATGAATATTCTGCAAAAATTCTTCTTACTATTATAACTGAACAGTTCTTGGAATACAACTGATTAAGAATATATAGGTTGAAAAAACAATAAAAATGACATATCCATTATTTTTGCTCGTATAAACTAATCGTAATTGCATATCCTAAGTTTAAATTATTATTAAATAAATTAATAAGGAGGGTATGAACATGGATAATCCCGATGGCATGAATTTAATCCCCCCTGTACTGGGGCTCTTGTTAAATGATGATATTTTGGCTAGAAATGCTTTCTTAGATATGGAGGATTCACGCAGAGATTATTTGTTAAGAAATGCAGAGGATTTTCAATCTAAGGAAGAACTAGAACGTTATCTATATCATTTTGAACATGATAATTTCAAATAAGCTGTCAACACTATCAAGAGATACTGTAAGGATTGTTAGGGTTTATAA
The nucleotide sequence above comes from Anaerocolumna cellulosilytica. Encoded proteins:
- a CDS encoding MalY/PatB family protein, with amino-acid sequence MSFDFNELIDRKNTNSIKYDFAAERGKPTDVIPLWVADMDFKTVPQVTEALVEASRHGIFGYSEVKDEYFNVLKQWFSTHYRWNIERKWLVKTPGVVYAIAMAVRAYTKKGDSILIQRPVYYPFSETILSNGRKLINSPLVYENGTYHIDFEDFEQKIAENQVRLFILCNPHNPVGKVWNRDELERLGDICLKHNVLVVSDEIHADFIYPGKEHLPFANLREEYKAITITCTAPSKTFNLAGLQVSNVLIPNPVLKAAFKSEITKSGYSQLNNMGLIACKAAYEYGEEWLIGLKDYLYENLQFIKEFVKTNLPQLTLVEPEGTYLLWIDFTGLGLSETDLEKLIIDKAKLWLDAGTMFGPEGLGFQRFNIACTRKTLEQAFHQLKAAIDSI
- the pyrF gene encoding orotidine-5'-phosphate decarboxylase gives rise to the protein MINKLIRKIEKNKAPIVIGLDPMLSYIPEQVKEKAFREKGENLLGAAEAIWQFNKAIIDATYDLIPAVKPQIAMYEQFGIEGLIAFKKTVEYCKEKDLVVIGDIKRGDIGSTSEAYATGHLGKVTIGGKSFYGFDEDFVTVNPYLGSDGIVPFINVCKEEKKGLFILVKTSNPSSGEFQDQLVGERPLYELVGEKVASWGEMHLGDSYSYIGAVVGATYPEMGKALRKIMPKNYILVPGYGAQGGKAEDLAPYFNKDGLGAIVSSSRGIIAAYKQAQYEKFGPTAYADASRQAVIDMREDIMGALTRK
- a CDS encoding dihydroorotase, encoding MSILIKNGHLLDPATGTEGIRDIFIKDGLIQKVGEYLSEDAEQVIDATGFSVMPGFIDLHVHLREPGYEYKETIATGAMAAAKGGYTTICPMPNTNPAIDSKYMVEYLQLKAKEEAVVHILPIGAVTKGQEGTQLTDIEAMAGAGVVAISEDGKSVMNTVLYKKAMTEAKEAGIAVFAHCEDKDLVQKGVLNEGAKARELGMPGISNSVEDIIAVRDIILAKDTGVRLHLCHCSTKDSVTMVKLAKEERLPITGEVCPHHFTMADDEIPGDDANYKMNPPLRGRADVQALKEALRDNIMDVIATDHAPHSEEEKAKSMLEAPFGIVGLETAYALTITELVQEGYLTPMQLVEKMSLNPAKVLGIDKGSLAVGKVADVVIADPHETYVIDVNAFVSMGKNTPFHGKRVSGKVKFTIVDGEIVYQE
- a CDS encoding NUDIX domain-containing protein; this translates as MEKYKIMVKGIVQHEDKYLLVKKWYDDRIIDPYQWEFIDGKLEFGENPEKGVLRIIFEKTGLTVHLNRILYTWSFMVGDVCNIGISFLCVSTQDSVVLSEDLNEYKWIAKEELGNSISNKAVIEDIERAEL